GGCGACGCTCTCCGCGGCGGCCAAGCGTCGGGCCGCCCGGCGCCTCGCCGTCACCTCCGCGCTCTTCGGACTCGTCGGACCCGGCGACCGGATCCCGGCGTACCGGCTCTCCGGCGACGCCGTCCTGCCTACCGTCGGCTCCGTCGCCGCCACGTGGCGAGAAGCCCTCGGTCCCGCGGTCACCGAGGGGGTGGGGCGCGGGCTGCTGGTCGACCTGCGCTCCTCGATGTACGCCGCGTTCTGGCGGCCCGACGCCGCGACGGCGCGCCGGACCGCCAGCGTCCGGGTGCTCCACGAGCACCAGGGCAAGCGGAAGGTGGTCAGCCACTTCAACAAGGCGACCAAGGGGCGGATCGTCCGCGCCCTGCTCGAGGAGGGCGCAGACCCGCGCACCCCCGCCGCGCTGGCCGACGCGCTGCGCGACCTCGGCTGGAAGGTCGAGCAGGACGACCCCACCCCGACCGGCACGCGACTCGACGTCGTGGTCGAGGAGGTCTGAGCCGGCTCAGTCGCCGGTGCCCGCCTGCCGTCCACCCAACCCGGACTCGGAGGTGCGCACCAGGATCCGCTGGCACTCCTCGCACCGGATCACGTCGTCGGCCGGGGCCGCCTTGATCCGAGCCAGCTCCTGGGGGTCCACGGTGAGCCGGCAGCCACCGCACTGCCGGGCGCGCAGCAGCGCGGCACCCATGCCGCCCTTGGCCTGGCGGAGCTTGTCGTAGAGCGCGAGCAGGTCGGCGGGGAGGTCCTGGACGGCGGGACCGCGACGGGCCACGACGGCCTGCAGCTCGGCCTCGATCTCCGACTCCTTCTCCGCCTGGGAGGCCGCGAGGTCCGCGAGCCGGGCATCGGTGGCGGCGATCTCCTCCTCCGCGCGGGCCAGCTCCTGCTGCGCCTGCTCCATCCGCTCCATCAGCTCGAGCTCGGCGTCCTCCAGCGTCGAGACGCGACGCTCCAGGGACTCCAGCTCGTGGGTCATGCGCTGCAGGTCCTTGGCGTTCGTGATCAGGCCCTGGTCCATCCGGTCCCGGTCCCGGGCACGGCGCGCCCGCACCTGCTCCACGTCGCTCTCGGCCTTGCGCAGCTCCACCGTCAGGTCGTCGACCACGATCCGCGCGTCGCGCACCCGGTCGGCGAGGCCGGCCCGGCTGGTCTCGAGCTTGGCGATCTCGGCGAGCTCGGGGAGGCTCGCTCGACGGTGACGGAGCTGGTCGACGGTGGAGTCGAGCTCCTGCACGTCGAGCAGCCGGACCTGGGCGGCGGGGTCGGCTTTCAGGGTCATGCTCCTTCTGAGTGGGGCTCCTGCGGAACGGCGAACGTCCACGCATCGGTCCGCGCGGTGCTCACGCGGGTCTCCACCGTATCGCCCCAGGTCTCCCGGACCCGACGCTCCACCACCGGGAGCCACGTCCACTCGGCTGCCCAGTGCGCGACGTCGACCAGTGCGGGGCCACCCTTCTCCACGAACTCCGACGCCGGGTGGTGCCGCAGGTCGCTGGTGACGTAGACGTCCACGTCCATCCCGGCCACCCGGTCGAGGAGGAAGTCACCGGCGCCGCCGACCACCGCCACCGTCCGGACAGGACGCTCCGGGTCGCCCGCGACCCGGACTCCCTGGACGGTCGCCGGCAGCCGCTCCCCCACGGTGCGGGCGAACTCGGCGAGCGTCGTCGGCCCCACCGTGCCGACCCGTCCGGTACCGGTCCCGGCCTGGCGGGCGTCGGCGAGCTCGAGCACCTGGAAGGCCGGCTCCTCGTAGGGGTGTGCGGCGAGCATCGCCTGCACGACCTGCTGGCGCAGGCGCCGGGGCAGCACCACCTCGATCCGCTCCTCCGCCACCACCTCGAGCCGGCCGTGCTCGCCAATCGCCGGGTCCGAGCCGGCCAGCGGCCGGAACCTGCCCTCGCCGGGCGTGCTGTAGCTGCACTGGTCGTAGTCACCCAGGGCCCCCGCGCCAGCCTCGCTGAGCACCTGCCGCAGCCGCTCGGCGTCGGGACCGGGGACGTAGACCACGAGCGAGTCCACCGCCGGCGCCGGCGCCGGGACGAGCGGGCGGAGCTCGCTCAGCCCCAGCGCGAGCGCCATCGCCTCCGAGACGCCGTCGACGGCCTGGTCGGCGTTGGTGTGCGCGGCCAGCAGCGCGCACCCGGCACCCACGAGGGTGCTCAGGGTGCGACCCTTCGGCGTGCTGGCGGCGAAGCCGTGCACCGGCTTGAGGAACAGCGGGTGGTGGACCACGAGCAGGTCGGCCCCCCACGCGGCGGCCTCCTCGGCGACCTCCAGGGTCGGGTCGACGGCGAACATCACCTTCGAGACCTGGGCCTGCGGCTCCCCCCACACCAGGCCGACGGCATCCCACTCCTCCGCCGTCTCCGGCGGGTACCAGGCGTGGAGGCGGTCGACGACTTCCTGCAGGCTGGGCATGGCCCGAGCCTAGTGGACGGCCTCGGCGCCGAGCCCTAGTTGACCTGCCGGTCCCGGCCCGCCCAGTACTGCTGGCGGAGCTTGAACTTCTGCAGCTTGCCGGTGGCGGTCCGGGCCAGCACCTCGCGGAACTCCACCGACGTGGGCGCCTTGTAGCCGGCCAGCCGCTCCTTGCACCACCCGATCAGCTCCTGCTCGGTGGCCTGCGACCCCTCGGCCAGCACGACGAGCGCCTTGATCGTCTCGCCCCAGCGCTCGCTCGGCACTCCGATCACCGCGACCTCCGCGACGTCGGGGTGGGAGAACAGCGCGTCCTCGACCTCGATGGAGGAGACGTTCTCCCCGCCGGTGATGATCACGTCCTTCTTGCGGTCCTTGATGGTCAGGTAGCCGTCGTCACCGATCGCGCCGCCGTCGCCGGTGTGGAACCACCCGTCGCGCAGCGCCCGCGTCGACTCCTCGGGCTGCTCCCAGTAGCCCTCGAGCACCACGTTGGAACGGGCCAGGACCTCGCCGGTCTCGTCGGTGGCGAGCGTGACGCCC
The window above is part of the Nocardioides campestrisoli genome. Proteins encoded here:
- a CDS encoding Nif3-like dinuclear metal center hexameric protein, whose product is MPSLQEVVDRLHAWYPPETAEEWDAVGLVWGEPQAQVSKVMFAVDPTLEVAEEAAAWGADLLVVHHPLFLKPVHGFAASTPKGRTLSTLVGAGCALLAAHTNADQAVDGVSEAMALALGLSELRPLVPAPAPAVDSLVVYVPGPDAERLRQVLSEAGAGALGDYDQCSYSTPGEGRFRPLAGSDPAIGEHGRLEVVAEERIEVVLPRRLRQQVVQAMLAAHPYEEPAFQVLELADARQAGTGTGRVGTVGPTTLAEFARTVGERLPATVQGVRVAGDPERPVRTVAVVGGAGDFLLDRVAGMDVDVYVTSDLRHHPASEFVEKGGPALVDVAHWAAEWTWLPVVERRVRETWGDTVETRVSTARTDAWTFAVPQEPHSEGA
- a CDS encoding zinc ribbon domain-containing protein, translated to MTLKADPAAQVRLLDVQELDSTVDQLRHRRASLPELAEIAKLETSRAGLADRVRDARIVVDDLTVELRKAESDVEQVRARRARDRDRMDQGLITNAKDLQRMTHELESLERRVSTLEDAELELMERMEQAQQELARAEEEIAATDARLADLAASQAEKESEIEAELQAVVARRGPAVQDLPADLLALYDKLRQAKGGMGAALLRARQCGGCRLTVDPQELARIKAAPADDVIRCEECQRILVRTSESGLGGRQAGTGD
- the yaaA gene encoding peroxide stress protein YaaA, with product MLILLPPSEGKTAPARGKPLDLATLSYPSLTPARARLLDALTALCGQEPDEAARVLGLGPTQADLVTRNAELAQAPTARADAVYTGVLYDALSPATLSAAAKRRAARRLAVTSALFGLVGPGDRIPAYRLSGDAVLPTVGSVAATWREALGPAVTEGVGRGLLVDLRSSMYAAFWRPDAATARRTASVRVLHEHQGKRKVVSHFNKATKGRIVRALLEEGADPRTPAALADALRDLGWKVEQDDPTPTGTRLDVVVEEV